In the Agrococcus sp. Marseille-Q4369 genome, one interval contains:
- a CDS encoding YggS family pyridoxal phosphate-dependent enzyme, which translates to MAAFLDELEGARRGREVTLVVVTKLHPASLVRELAEAGHRHFGESRHPESRDKAVELEGLGLTWHFVGQLQRKKARQVARYAHVLHSIDSDELVEALEGGEPGDERPVRDALVQINLTDDPDRGGVAPARLDALAERVAASPALRLRGVMAVAPLDEEPARAFERLAALAERVRAIDPAADWISAGMSGDWREALDHGATHLRIGTAITGNRATGL; encoded by the coding sequence CTGGCCGCGTTCCTCGACGAGCTCGAGGGCGCGCGCCGCGGGCGCGAGGTGACGCTCGTCGTCGTGACGAAGCTCCACCCCGCGTCGCTCGTGCGCGAGCTCGCCGAGGCGGGCCACCGGCACTTCGGCGAGAGCCGCCACCCGGAGTCGCGAGACAAGGCGGTGGAGCTCGAGGGCCTCGGACTCACGTGGCACTTCGTCGGCCAGCTGCAGCGCAAGAAGGCGCGCCAGGTGGCCCGCTACGCCCACGTGCTGCACTCGATCGACTCCGACGAGCTCGTCGAGGCGCTCGAGGGCGGTGAGCCGGGCGACGAGCGCCCCGTGCGCGACGCGCTCGTGCAGATCAACCTGACCGACGACCCCGACCGCGGCGGCGTCGCGCCCGCTCGGCTCGACGCGCTCGCCGAGCGCGTCGCCGCATCTCCGGCGCTCCGGCTCCGGGGCGTCATGGCGGTCGCGCCGCTCGACGAGGAGCCGGCGCGCGCCTTCGAGCGGCTCGCCGCGCTCGCCGAGCGCGTGCGGGCGATCGACCCCGCCGCCGACTGGATCTCCGCCGGCATGAGCGGGGACTGGCGCGAGGCGCTCGACCACGGCGCGACACACCTGCGCATCGGCACGGCAATCACGGGAAACCGTGCGACCGGCTTATAG
- a CDS encoding FtsQ-type POTRA domain-containing protein, whose protein sequence is MRRPDGFEPVEPEPAPEAEEAGERTMDLAELVRARREALRREALEREAAESVPQRRWALSAYGDLDEGEGADAGGAVAGTASVEPLDEGGSHAQRVDRAWREAEREQRRAERTEARETARAARAAKRARVRRERAEVRRFTAARRRQLRTALLTVGGLAIALAVLVGLVWSPLMSVREVRVEGAERLGAAAVQQALADSIGQPIATVTEERVAERLQAIPQIESFRVDIVPPSTVIVRIVEREPAAIVPGESGEAVIDAAGVVLGGVDESTAALPRLDGVEVGSEEFEAVATVLVSVPRSVLETTATIAAPTPSDIQLSLHSGQTVLWGGADESQLKADVLAALLETQDPALALVLDVSAPETPVVSGS, encoded by the coding sequence GTGAGGCGACCCGACGGCTTCGAGCCGGTCGAGCCCGAGCCCGCACCCGAAGCCGAGGAGGCGGGGGAGCGGACCATGGACCTCGCCGAGCTCGTGCGCGCGCGGCGCGAGGCGCTCCGGCGCGAGGCGCTCGAGCGGGAGGCCGCCGAGTCGGTGCCGCAGCGGCGGTGGGCGCTGAGCGCCTACGGCGACCTCGACGAGGGCGAGGGGGCGGATGCGGGCGGCGCGGTCGCGGGGACGGCGTCGGTCGAGCCGCTCGACGAGGGCGGCTCGCACGCGCAGCGCGTCGACCGGGCGTGGCGCGAGGCGGAGCGCGAGCAGCGCCGCGCCGAGCGCACCGAGGCGCGCGAGACCGCTCGCGCCGCTCGCGCCGCGAAGCGCGCGCGCGTGCGCCGGGAGCGCGCGGAGGTGCGGCGCTTCACGGCCGCGCGCCGCCGCCAGCTGCGGACCGCGCTGCTGACCGTCGGCGGGCTCGCGATCGCCCTCGCGGTGCTCGTCGGGCTCGTCTGGTCGCCGCTCATGTCGGTGCGCGAGGTGCGGGTCGAGGGCGCCGAGCGGCTCGGCGCGGCCGCGGTGCAGCAAGCACTCGCCGACTCGATCGGCCAGCCGATCGCGACCGTCACCGAGGAGCGGGTCGCGGAGCGGCTCCAGGCCATCCCGCAGATCGAGTCCTTCCGCGTCGACATCGTGCCGCCGTCGACCGTGATCGTGCGGATCGTCGAGCGCGAGCCTGCGGCGATCGTGCCGGGCGAGAGCGGCGAGGCGGTCATCGACGCGGCCGGGGTCGTGCTCGGCGGCGTCGACGAGTCGACCGCGGCGCTGCCACGGCTCGACGGCGTCGAGGTGGGCAGCGAGGAGTTCGAGGCGGTCGCGACCGTGCTCGTCTCGGTGCCGCGGAGCGTGCTCGAGACGACCGCGACGATCGCGGCGCCGACGCCGTCCGACATCCAGCTCTCGCTGCACAGCGGCCAGACGGTGCTGTGGGGCGGCGCCGACGAGAGCCAGCTGAAGGCCGACGTGCTCGCCGCGCTGCTCGAGACGCAGGATCCCGCGCTCGCGCTCGTGCTCGACGTCAGCGCGCCCGAGACGCCCGTCGTGAGCGGCTCCTGA
- the ftsZ gene encoding cell division protein FtsZ, giving the protein MTSNNNYLAVIKVVGVGGGGVNAVNRMIDLGLRGVEFIAINTDAQALLLSDADVKLDVGRELTKGLGAGADPEVGRRAAEDHAEEIEEALAGADMVFVTAGEGGGTGTGGAPVVARIAKSLGALTVGVVTKPFSFEGRRRQAQAEAGVEALKNEVDTLIVVPNDRLLEISDMGISMVEAFETADQVLLAGVQGITDLITTPGLINVDFADVKSVMQGAGSALMGIGSSRGADRAIKAAELAVASPLLEAKIDGAHGVLLSIQAGSNLGIHETYDAAKLVQEAVHPEANIIFGTVIDDTLGDEVRVTVIAAGFDGAGPIAKDDDSVIRTAARTEMGLRESSHSAPSAHEAPAERRPIPAPPVADHLTGPVQPLTQVDEEEDEFLPDFLR; this is encoded by the coding sequence GTGACTTCCAACAACAACTACCTCGCCGTCATCAAGGTGGTCGGCGTGGGCGGCGGCGGCGTGAACGCCGTGAACCGCATGATCGACCTCGGCCTGCGCGGCGTCGAGTTCATCGCCATCAACACCGACGCGCAGGCGCTGCTGCTCAGCGATGCCGACGTCAAGCTCGACGTCGGCCGCGAGCTCACCAAGGGCCTCGGCGCGGGCGCCGACCCCGAGGTCGGTCGCCGCGCCGCCGAGGACCACGCGGAGGAGATCGAGGAGGCGCTCGCGGGTGCCGACATGGTCTTCGTCACCGCCGGCGAGGGCGGCGGCACGGGCACGGGCGGCGCGCCCGTCGTGGCTCGCATCGCGAAGAGCCTCGGTGCGCTCACCGTCGGCGTCGTGACGAAGCCGTTCTCGTTCGAGGGCCGCCGCCGCCAGGCGCAGGCCGAGGCGGGCGTCGAGGCGCTCAAGAACGAGGTCGACACGCTCATCGTCGTGCCGAACGACCGCCTGCTCGAGATCAGCGACATGGGCATCTCGATGGTCGAGGCCTTCGAGACCGCCGACCAGGTGCTGCTCGCGGGCGTGCAGGGCATCACCGACCTCATCACGACGCCGGGCCTCATCAACGTCGACTTCGCCGACGTGAAGTCCGTCATGCAGGGCGCGGGCTCCGCGCTCATGGGGATCGGCTCGTCGCGCGGCGCCGACCGCGCCATCAAGGCGGCCGAGCTCGCCGTCGCGAGCCCGCTGCTCGAGGCGAAGATCGACGGCGCGCACGGGGTGCTGCTCTCGATCCAGGCGGGGAGCAACCTGGGCATCCACGAGACCTACGACGCGGCCAAGCTCGTGCAGGAGGCCGTGCACCCCGAGGCGAACATCATCTTCGGCACGGTCATCGACGACACGCTCGGCGACGAGGTGCGCGTGACGGTCATCGCCGCAGGCTTCGACGGCGCCGGCCCTATCGCGAAGGACGACGACTCCGTCATCCGTACCGCGGCGCGCACCGAGATGGGCCTGCGCGAGTCGTCGCACAGCGCCCCGAGTGCGCACGAGGCCCCCGCCGAGCGCCGGCCGATCCCGGCCCCGCCCGTCGCCGACCATCTCACCGGACCGGTGCAGCCGCTCACCCAGGTGGACGAGGAGGAGGACGAGTTCCTCCCCGACTTCCTCCGCTGA